A region from the Aphis gossypii isolate Hap1 chromosome 1, ASM2018417v2, whole genome shotgun sequence genome encodes:
- the LOC114123882 gene encoding synaptojanin-1 isoform X1 — MSAKQTPSIIGKIYRAYEKPSNSHCVVLENRMQAEVLLFENNTLCTATVSEFDAFKRQCVKIVDAYGCLGVLNVNIDNKVALFLVLVTGCQSVGKISDAEIFKITQTTFVSLRKQQSDDYASEVRKLLNSGSFYFSRYVSQDVRFDLTLCAQRQWNNCVPDNRFFWNRNLHVYFTHFGINTSQWLMKIVCGSIEIKTVYARHKQARIAIISRLSCRRAGTRFNVRGCNDDGYVANFVETEQVIYLDDEVTSFVQIRGSVPLFWEQPGMNVGAHKVKLSRSIESSADVYEKHVKSLTDCYGNIIFINLLGGANSNSKENESALSYAFEQKHSTSAFSFIPFVAFDYHQEFKSNGDKSLQKLKNSVNPYLDSFGLFYAKGNSVIKHQTGTMRINCTDCLDRTNCIQKFFALEVLAKQLEFLCQNETDQIMSRFEEVFQQLWVNNGNEISRIYAGTGAIQGGSKLLDGARSAARTIQNNLLDSSKQEGFDILLSGNAFNNELLAKAKALLPYNTWQCHPDLAEEMCKKYKSYTYKSNLRISIATYNVNGGKHFLNFDSSNLESLSKWLLDPYKVSLFDPSKKFFLDDNNNLPDIYAIGFEEIVDLNASNIMAASSNNADSWCKSLKNILSSKRDYVLLTSTQLVGVCLFIFVKPELLPYIKDVTTDFVKTGMGGTTGNKGAVMVRFTLNATNLCFICSHFAAGQSQVADRNADFNEIARKLKTPIQSNDYVYWCGDFNYRVDMDRLDLINHVLDGDLEEVLKYDQLLAQCRDKKVFENFYEAPITFPPTYKYDILSDEYDSSDKCRTPAWTDRVLWYCNENNDWPNGKQVFYGRAEIKESDHRPVMASYEIEILCVDQSQRERELNILWNEYGPIDGVILVHIENTDFPLNDESFKNIMLQGLGSFGKILNARYFPDHAEITYENGRFAANALKIKQISIYNYTLILTAKNNNWALAIKNEIETITNNVVPLWTDKLRPAPMRPPLPARTDLSPNSDGMPNYPPPSNVPLPPLPPRQRMPPPLPPRNA, encoded by the coding sequence ATGTCCGCCAAACAGACTCCATCAATCATCGGCAAAATTTACAGAGCCTATGAAAAGCCGTCCAACAGTCATTGCGTCGTTCTTGAAAATCGTATGCAAGCTGAAGTGttgttatttgaaaacaaCACTTTGTGCACAGCCACAGTCAGTGAGTTCGACGCGTTTAAACGACAGTGTGTGAAAATTGTAGACGCCTATGGATGTCTTGGTGTTTTGAATGTAAACATTGACAATAAAGTAGCACTTTTCCTGGTTTTGGTGACTGGCTGCCAATCGGTTGGCAAGATATCTGATGcggaaatattcaaaatcacCCAGACCACGTTCGTTTCATTGCGTAAGCAACAGAGCGATGACTATGCATCCGAAGTACGGAAGCTCTTAAACAGcggtagtttttatttttcgaggTATGTGTCACAAGATGTTCGTTTTGATTTGACCCTGTGTGCCCAGAGACAATGGAATAATTGTGTTCCTGATAATCGTTTCTTTTGGAACCGTaatttacatgtatattttactcattttGGAATTAATACTTCTCAATGGTTAATGAAAATAGTTTGTGGCAGTATCGAGATAAAAACTGTCTATGCAAGACATAAACAAGCCAGAATTGCAATAATATCAAGATTGAGTTGTAGAAGAGCTGGAACTAGATTTAATGTCCGTGGTTGTAACGATGATGGTTATGTAGCAAATTTTGTTGAAACTGAACAAGTAATTTACTTGGATGATGAGGTTACTTCTTTTGTGCAAATTAGAGGTAGTGTACCACTATTTTGGGAACAACCAGGAATGAATGTTGGAGCGCATAAAGTAAAACTGTCAAGAAGCATAGAATCTTCAGCAGACGTTTATGAAAAACACGTCAAGTCACTAACAGATTGTtatggtaatataattttcattaatttactaGGAGGAGCAAATTCAAACAGTAAAGAAAATGAATCTGCCTTGAGCTATGCGTTTGAACAAAAACATTCCACTTCAGCATTTTCTTTCATACCATTTGTTGCATTTGATTATCATCAAGAGTTTAAAAGTAATGGTGATAAAAGtctacaaaaattgaaaaactcaGTTAATCCATATTTAGATTCATTTGGTTTGTTTTATGCAAAAGGTAACTCTGTTATAAAACATCAAACGGGTACTATGAGAATTAACTGTACCGATTGTCTTGATCGTACTAACTgtattcaaaagttttttgCTTTAGAAGTATTGGCTAAACAACTAGAATTTCTTTGTCAAAATGAAACTGATCAAATAATGTCAAGATTTGAAGAAGTATTTCAACAGCTTTGGGTGAACAATGGCAATGAAATAAGTAGAATATATGCTGGTACTGGCGCAATACAAGGTGGATCAAAATTATTGGATGGAGCTAGATCTGCAGCTAGAACTATTCAGAATAATCTGCTAGATTCTAGTAAACAAGAAGGATTTGATATATTACTATCAGGTAATGCCTTTAACAATGAGTTGTTAGCAAAAGCTAAGGCATTACTTCCTTATAACACTTGGCAATGCCATCCAGATTTGGCAGAAGAAATgtgtaaaaagtataaatcatatacataCAAGAGTAATTTAAGAATTTCTATTGCTACATACAATGTCAATGgaggtaaacattttttgaattttgattctAGTAACTTGGAATCATTATCCAAATGGCTCTTGGACCCATATAAAGTATCCTTATTTGATCCATCAAAAAAGTTCTTCctagatgataataataatcttccTGATATTTATGCAATTGGATTTGAAGAAATTGTTGACTTAAATGCTAGTAATATTATGGCTGCTAGTTCAAACAATGCTGACTCGTGGTGTAAAAgccttaaaaacattttgtcttCTAAAAGGGATTATGTCCTACTTACTAGTACACAACTGGTTggtgtttgtttgtttatatttgttaaaccaGAACTATTGCCTTATATTAAGGATGTAACTACAGACTTTGTTAAGACAGGAATGGGAGGTACAACTGGTAACAAAGGAGCTGTAATGGTGAGATTCACTTTAAATGCTACAAATCTTTGTTTTATATGCTCCCATTTTGCTGCTGGACAATCACAAGTTGCTGATCGTAATGCAGATTTCAATGAAATAGCAAGAAAGTTGAAAACTCCAATTCAATCAaatgattatgtatattggtgtggagattttaattatagagtGGATATGGATCGCTTAGATCTCATAAATCATGTACTAGATGGAGACTTGGAAGAAGTTTTGAAGTATGATCAACTTTTAGCACAATGCAgagataaaaaagtatttgaaaatttctatGAAGCTCCTATAACATTTCCTCCGACTTACAAATATGACATACTATCAGATGAATATGACTCTAGTGATAAATGTCGTACACCAGCTTGGACTGATCGTGTACTTTGGTactgtaatgaaaataatgattggCCAAACGGTAAGCAAGTATTCTACGGACGTGCTGAGATCAAAGAAAGTGATCATAGACCTGTAATGGCTTCttatgaaattgaaatacTGTGTGTTGATCAATCCCAAAGAGAAAGAGAATTGAATATACTATGGAATGAATATGGACCAATTGATGGTGttattttagtacatattGAAAACACTGACTTTCCTTTAAATGATGaatcattcaaaaatataatgcttCAAGGTTTGGGTTCttttggtaaaattttaaatgctagATATTTCCCAGATCATGCTGAAATCACCTATGAAAATGGTCGTTTTGCAGCtaatgctttaaaaataaaacaaatatcaatcTACAACTATACCTTAATTTTAActgctaaaaataataattgggcATTAGCTATAAAAAATGAGATTGAAACTATCACAAACAATGTTGTGCCCTTATGGACAGACAAGTTGAGGCCTGCTCCAATGAGACCACCATTACCTGCAAGAACTGATCTAAGTCCAAACTCAGATGGAATGCCGAACTATCCACCACCTTCAAATGTTCCTTTACCACCACTACCCCCAAGACAACGAATGCCTCCTCCACTCCCCCCCAGAAATGCGTGA